AGGATGCGGGCCAGAAGCTCCCAGGCCTCGGCCCCCTTCGGGTCCTGGTTCAGGAGGCCGTAGAGGAGGGGGACCGCCTCAGCGCGGCTCCCCGCACTGTAGAGGGCCTGGGCCAGGGCCAGGCGGTAGGCGGGGCTCCGCTCCGGGGCGAGGCCCTTCTTCAGGGCCTCCGCCGCCTCCTTGGCCCTCCCCGCCTGGGCCAGGGCCGCAGCCAGGCCCAAGTAGGCCTCCTCGGTGGGCTCGAGGGCCACCGCCTTCTGGAAGGCCTCCGCCGCCTCCCCTGGCTTCCCCATGCGCAGGTGGACCTGCCCCAGGTTGAAATGTCCCTCGTAGCGGTCGGGGAAGACCCGGGTCATCTGGTCAAAGGCAAAGCGGGCCTCCTCGAGGCGCCCCAACCGGAAGAGGGCCACCCCCAGGCCCAAATGGGCCTCAAAGCGCCCGTAGTCCTGGGCGAGGACCCCCTCGTAGGCCAGGGCGGCCCGGGCGTAATCCCCGGACCTGAAGAAAGCCTCGGCCTCCTCCAGAGAGGGGGCGGCCAGGCTCAAGCCCAGGAGGAGGGGCAGGAACTTCGGCAAGCGTCTCATCATAGAGCCTCCGAACCCGTCGTTGGCCACAGCATAGCACAGCTCCAGGGGAACCGTTCTGGTATCCTAGGGGCGTGGGGCTAGCGGAGGAAAAGCCCCTAAACCTAGACGCCCCCCGGGTGCTGGTGCTAAACGCGGGGTACGAGGTCCTGGGCCTTGCCAGCGTAAAGCGGAGCGTCCTCCTGGTCCTCTCAGGGGGTGCGGAGATGCTTGCGGAAAGCGGGCGCTTCCTGCACACCCCTTCCACCCTAATCCCCGTCCCCAGCGTTATCCGGTTGAAGCGCTTTGTGCGGCGGGGGCCAAGCCGCATTCCCCTAAACCGCCGCAACGTCCTCAGGCGCGACCGCTACACCTGCCAGTACTGCGGCCGCCAGGGGGGGGAGCTCACCGTGGACCACGTCCTCCCCAGAAGCCGGGGGGGCCGGAGCGCCTGGGAAAACCTGGTGGCCGCCTGCCGGGCCTGCAACCTGAGGAAGGGGGACAGGACCCCCGAGGAGGCGGGGATGCGCCTCCTAAGGCCTCCCAAACCCCCCCGCATCCCCCTTTTCCTCTCCGACCTCAAGGAGATCCCCGAGGCCTGGCGGTGCTACCTCGAGGCCCTCTTGCGGTAGCGAGTCCCAAAGAGCCTACCGCCGCACGCTGAGCAAGACGGCGATGAGGACCAGCCCCGCCCCCAGGTAGCCCAGCGGGGAGAGGACCTCCCGAAAGAGGAGAAAGGCAAAGAGGTTGGCCACCACGGGTTCAAGGGTGGCCAAGACGCTCGCCCGGGTGGCGGGAAGCCTTCTAAGCCCCGCGTAGTAGGCCAGGTAGGCCCCGTAAGTGGAAAAGGCTCCTAGGAAGAGGAGGGCGAGGAGGGCCTGGGGGCTCAAGGGGGCAAACTCCACGAAGGGAACAAGCCCCACGGCCCCCACGGGGAGGGCATAGAGGAAAAGGGTGGGGGTGGCGTACCGGGGTAGGTAGAGCTTGCCAAAGATGTAGTAGAGGGCGTAGGTGAAGCCGGAGAGGAGGCCGAAGAAGAAGGCGGGCAGCGGGGCCTTCACCCCGCTTCCCCCGCCCAGACCCATGAGGCCCACCCCCAAGAGGGTGAGGGCCACGGCGAGGAGACCGAGGGAGTCTAGGCGCTCCCCCAGCACCAAGCGGGAGAGAAGGGCCACCCAGGCCGGAGCGGTGTAGAGGAGGACCGAGGCCAGGGCCGCCCCCCCTTGTTCCACCGCCAGCTGGTAGGCCCCGTAGAAGAGGGAAACCCCCACCAGGCCGAAGAGGAAGAGGGCAGGGAGGTCCCGGGGAAGGAGGCGCACCTGGCGTAGGAGAAGGGCGTGGAGGGCGAAGAGGGCCCAGGCGATGACCGCCCGGAACAAGGCCACCGAAAGGGGGGAAAGCCCTTCCTGGAAGGCCAATCGGCTCACCGGGCCGATGAGTCCCCAAAGGAAGGCCGCCAGGAGGAGGTACAGGTAGCCCATGGGGCCTAGAGTATAATGCCCCCGGTGTCCTTATGGAGGCTAAGCAATGAGCGGCCGCACCTTTTTCGCCCTGCTCTTCTTGCTCCTCCTCTTTCTCTTCGCCTGGCTCAACTGGGGGGAGATCGCCAAGCCTACCCCCCTCTCCCTGGGCCTTACCCGGGTGGAGGCCCCCTTGGGGCTGGTGCTAGTCGTGGCCCTGGCCGTGGTCTCCCTCCTCTACCTGATCTTCACCATCGGTCTGGAGACCGCCGCCCTCCTGGAGGTCAGGCGGTACGCCCGGGAGCTCCTCCACTACAAGAAGCTGGCGGAGGACGCGGAGCAGAGCCGTTACACGGAGCTAAGGCGCTTTTTGGAAGCGGAGCTAGGGCGGCTGGCGGAGTCGGAGAAGGAGGAGATCCGGGCCTTGGAGGCCCAGCTGGAGGAAATGCTGGAGAAACACAGCAACACCCTGGCCGCCTACATCGGCGAGCTGGAGGACCAGATCCTGAGGCTTTTCAGGTCCGAGGAGCAAAAAGGCGGGGGGGCGGGCTAAAACCTCCTTCCCTCCGGGCAAGCCGGGAGATCACTCCACCAGCTCCACCAAGGCCAAAGGAGCCCCGTCCCCCCGGCGGCGCTCTGCCAGCTTGAGGACCCGGGTGTACCCCCCGGGGCGGTCCTGGTACCTAGGGGCGATCTCGTCAAAGAGCTTGCGCACCAGCCTCACGTCCTGCAGTTCACGCAGGACCAGCCTCCGGGCGTGGAGATCCCCCCGCTTGGCCAGGTGGATGAGATGGTCCACGAAGCCGGTGAGTTCCTTGGCCTTGGGTACGGTGGTGGTGATGCGCCCACGGGCGAGGAGGCTCTTGGCCTGGTTGCGGAAGAGGGCCAGACGGTGGGAAGAGTGGCGGTTCAGTTTCCTTCCAGACTTCAGGTGGCGCATGGTCTCACTCCTTTAGGGCGAGGCCCCGCTTGGCTAGGGCCTCGCGGATCTCCTCCAGGCTCCGCTCCCCGATGCCGGGGATGTTCCTCAGGTCCTTGAGGTTGAGGGCCAGAAGGGCGCGCACGGACTCAATCCCCTCCTCCTTGAGGCTGTGGAGGACCCGGGTGGAGAGGCCGAGCTCCTCCAGGGGCAGATCCAGCTCCTCCTCCTTCTTCTCCCCTTTGGGAGGCTCGGGGATGGACAGGACCGAGGTCTCGGGATGGCCGAAGTAGGAGAGGTGCTCCTTGAGGATCTCCACGGCCTGGTTCAGGGCCTCGAGGGGGGTGACGGAGCCGTCCGTCCAGATCCTCAGGGTGAGCTTGTCCAGGTCCGTGCGCTGGCCCAAGCGGGTGTCCTCCACCTGAAAGGCCACCCGGCGCACGGGGGAGAAGACGGCGTCCACGGGGATGGCGTTGATGCGGTCCTTAATGCCGTGGCGCTCGGCGGGCACATACCCCACCCCCCGGTCCACCCGCACCTCCATGTAGAGCCTCCCGCCCTCCTCCAGGGTGGCGATGTGGAGGTCGGGGTTCAGGATCTCCACGTCGGCGGAAGGGGTAAAGTCCGCCGCCCTCACTTCCTTGGGGCCCTCCGCCTTCAGAACCAGGGTGGTGGTCTGCATCTTGGGGTCCAGGAAGCGCACCACCAGCTCCTTCAGGTTGAGGACGATCTCCACCACGTCCTCCTTCACCCCGGGGATGGTGGAGAACTCGTGGAGGACGTCCTCAATGTAGACGCTGGTGACCGCGGTCCCGGGAATGGAGGAAAGGAGGATGCGGCGGAGGGGGTTCCCCAGGGTAACGCCAAACCCCCTTTCCAGGGGCTCGAGGACGAACTCTCCGTACTCGCGCCCCTGGGTGCGCGCCGTGAAGACTGGGGCTTTCAGCTTGCTCTCTAGCATAGGCCTCCTTCGGGGCCAATCTCCCAGATCACCTGGAGTAGAACTCAATCACCAGCTGCTCGTTGACGGGAAGGGCCAGGTCCTCCCGGTCGGGGAGGCGCAGGAACTTGCCCTTCATGCCCTCTACGTCCAGGGAGAGCCAGGGGCCCACCTTGCGGCCCTTCATGGCCTCGAGGTTCTCGCGGACGAAGGCCAGGTCGCGGCTCCCCTCGGCGATGGCGATCTCGTCCCCCGGCTTCACCCGGTAGGCGGGGAGGTCCACCCGGCGCCCGTTCACGAGGATGTGGCCGTGGCGCACCATCTGCCGGGCCTGGCGGCGGCTAGCGGCGAAGCCCAGGCGGTAGACCACGTTGTCCAAGCGGGACTCCAGGAGGCCCAGGAAGACGGTGCCCGTGACCCCCTTCTTGCGGCTCGCCTCCTCAAAGAGGTTCCGGAACTGGGCTTCGGAGATCCCGTAGATGCGGCGGAGCTTCTGCTTCTCCCTAAGGCGCACCGCGTAGTCGGAGGGGCGGCGCGCCCGCCGCTGGCCGTGCTGGCCAGGGGGGTAGGGCCGGCGCTCCATGGCGCACTTGGGGCTGTAGCACCGCTCCCCCTTCAGGTAAAGCTTCACGCCTTCCCGGCGGCAAAGACGGCAGACTGGTCCGATGTAACGACCCATCTCTTACTCCTTACGAGGCCTTGCGGAACTTCTTCTTGGGCCGGCAGCCGTTGTGGGGCACAGGGGTGTCGTCCACAATGGACTTCACCTGGAGGCCGGAGGCCTGGAGAGCCCTTATGGCCTGCTCCCGCCCCGCTCCCGTGCCCCGCACGATCACGTCCACGCTCTGCATGCCGTAGGCCATGGCCTTCTTGGCCGCGTCCATGGCGGCGAGCTGGGCGGCGTAGGGGGTGCCCTTCCGGCTCCCCTTGTAGCCGATGACCCCGCCCGAGGACCAGATGACGGGGTTGCCGTCCGGGTCCGTGATGGTGACGATGGTGTTGTTGTAGGAGGCGTGGATGTACGCCTTCCCGCTAGCCACCTGCCGCTTAGCCTTTTTCTTTGTTGCTTTTCTGGCCATACTCTCCCTCTCGGAGTATCCACTGGCCCTAGGTCATGTTCAGGGCCTACTTCCTGGGGGCCTTCTTCTTGCCCGCCACGGTCTTCCTAGGCCCTTTGCGGGTACGGGCGTTGGTGCGGGTGCGCTGGCCCCGCACGGGAAGGCCCCTACGGTGCCTTAGGCCCCGGTAGCAACCGATGTCCATGAGGCGCTTGATGTTGGCTGCCACCTCTGCCTTTAGCTCCCCTTCCAGCTTCCAGGTGTTCTCCACGTACTCACGGAGGCGCACCACCTCGGCCTCGGTGAGGTCCTTGACCCGGGTGGCCGGGTTGATGCCCGTCTTCTCCAAGGCCTCCTTGGCCCGGGCCGGCCCGATGCCGTAGATGTAGGTGAGGGCCACGTCCACCCGCTTGTTCCTGGGAATCTCCACACCTGCAATCCTCGCCACGTTTCCTCCTCAGCCCTGGCGCTGCTTGTGCTTGGGGTTCTCGCAGATCACGTACACCCGGCCGTGCCGGCGCACCACCTTGCACTTGTCGCACATCTTCTTCACCGACGCCTGCACCTTCATTGCGCCTCCTACTTTCTGTAGACGATGCGGCCCCGCGTGGGGTCGTAGGGGGTAATCTCCACCACCACCCGGTCCCCGGGAAGGATGCGGATGTAGTGCATGCGCATCTTGCCCGAGATGTAGGCCAGGATCTCCGGACCCGAGTCCAGCTTCACCCGAAAGGTGGTGTTGGGCAAAGCCTCGGTGACCACGCCCTCCGCCCGAATGGTGTCCTTCTCCTTCGCCATACCCCTCCTACCGGGCCCGCACCAGAGGAACCCCGGTGAGAAGCTCCGGGCCCTCCTCCGTCACCAAAACGGTGTTCTCGTAGTGGGCGGCGAGGTTGCCCTTGCCGGCGCTCGCCGTCCAGCCATCTTCCAATATTACCACAGGGGCCGGGCGAAGGGTAACCATGGGCTCGAGGGCCAGGGTCATCCCCGGGCGGATCTTGGGCCCAGTGCCCGGCTTGCCGAAGTTGGGGAGCTGCGGGTCCTCGTGGATCTCCCGCCCCACCCCGTGGCCCACGAACTCCCGCACCACCCCGTAGCCCCGGCTCTCCAGGAAGGTCTGCACCGCATGGGCCACGTCCCCGATGCGGTAGCCGGGCCTCAGGTACTTCAGGCCCTGCCAAAAGGCGGCCTCGGTGTCCCTTATGAGCCTCTCCGCCTCGGGGGAAACCCGGCCCACAGGGAAGGTCCGGGCCATGTCGGCGGCGAAGCCCCCGTAGATGAGGCCCACGTCTATGGAGAGGATGTCCCCCTCCTTCAGGGGCTCCTCCGAGGGGATGCCATGGACCACCACCTCGTTCACCGAGGTGCAGAGGGCAGCGGGGAAGCCGTAGAGGCCCAGGAAAGCGGGCTTGGCCTTGCGCTTTCTTATGGCCTCGTAGGCGATCCGGTCCAGCTCCTTGGTGGTGACGCCGGGCTCCACGTGGCGGCCCACCTCCTCCACCACCTCGGTGAGGAGAGCCCCCGCCTCCCGCATGCGCTCAATCTCCCAGGGGCTTTTGAGCTTGATGGCCATCAGATTCCCAGGGCAGCCCGGATGCGGGCGTAGACCTCGTCCGGGGTGCCGAGACCGTCCACGCGCCTAAGGGCGCCCGCTTTCTCATAGTACTGGACGAGGGGCTCGGTCTTCTCCCGGTAGACCTGGAGGCGCCGCCTTATGGTCTCCTCGTTGTCGTCGGAGCGGCCCTCTAGCTCCGCCCGCCTCAACATGCGCCGGAGGAGCTCCTCCTCGGAAACCTCCACCAGCACCACCCCAAGAAGCCTGGTCCCCGTCTCCTCCAGGAGGCGGTCCAGGGCCTCCGCCTGGGGTAGGGTGCGGGGAAAGCCGTCAAAGATGACCCTATCGGAAAGCTCCTCCCGGATCAAGGCCAGGATCAGCCCGTCCGGCACCAGGTCCCCCCGGTCCATGATGGGCTTGACCTGCTGCCCTAGGGCCGTGCCCCGGCCCACGTGGTCCCGCAGGATGTCCCCGGTGGAGAGCTTTTTGAAGGAAAACTCCTCCGCAAGCCGCGCCGCCTGGGTGCCCTTGCCCGCCCCCGGCGGGCCCAAGAAGATCACCGCTTCCCCCATGCCTCCTCCTAGCGCGTGCGGCCGCGGATGCGGCCCTTGGAGAGAAACCCCTCGTAGTTCCTCAGCATGAGCTGGCTCTCGATCTGCCTCAGGGTGTCCAGGGTCACCCCCACCACGATGAGGAGGCCGATCCCCGAGAAGGCGATGCTCTGCACCCCGGTGAGGTTCTGGATGATCTGGGGCAAGGCAGCCACCAACCCCAGGAAGAGGGCTCCCCAGAGGGTGAGGCGGGAGACGATGTGCTCCAGGAACTTCACCGTGGGCTCCCCCGGGCGGATGCCGGGGATGAAGCCCCCGTACTCCCGGAGGCTTTCCGAGATGCGCCTGGGGTCAAACT
The genomic region above belongs to Thermus sediminis and contains:
- a CDS encoding HNH endonuclease, producing the protein MGLAEEKPLNLDAPRVLVLNAGYEVLGLASVKRSVLLVLSGGAEMLAESGRFLHTPSTLIPVPSVIRLKRFVRRGPSRIPLNRRNVLRRDRYTCQYCGRQGGELTVDHVLPRSRGGRSAWENLVAACRACNLRKGDRTPEEAGMRLLRPPKPPRIPLFLSDLKEIPEAWRCYLEALLR
- a CDS encoding DMT family transporter, whose product is MGYLYLLLAAFLWGLIGPVSRLAFQEGLSPLSVALFRAVIAWALFALHALLLRQVRLLPRDLPALFLFGLVGVSLFYGAYQLAVEQGGAALASVLLYTAPAWVALLSRLVLGERLDSLGLLAVALTLLGVGLMGLGGGSGVKAPLPAFFFGLLSGFTYALYYIFGKLYLPRYATPTLFLYALPVGAVGLVPFVEFAPLSPQALLALLFLGAFSTYGAYLAYYAGLRRLPATRASVLATLEPVVANLFAFLLFREVLSPLGYLGAGLVLIAVLLSVRR
- a CDS encoding DNA cytosine methyltransferase gives rise to the protein MSGRTFFALLFLLLLFLFAWLNWGEIAKPTPLSLGLTRVEAPLGLVLVVALAVVSLLYLIFTIGLETAALLEVRRYARELLHYKKLAEDAEQSRYTELRRFLEAELGRLAESEKEEIRALEAQLEEMLEKHSNTLAAYIGELEDQILRLFRSEEQKGGGAG
- the rplQ gene encoding 50S ribosomal protein L17, with amino-acid sequence MRHLKSGRKLNRHSSHRLALFRNQAKSLLARGRITTTVPKAKELTGFVDHLIHLAKRGDLHARRLVLRELQDVRLVRKLFDEIAPRYQDRPGGYTRVLKLAERRRGDGAPLALVELVE
- a CDS encoding DNA-directed RNA polymerase subunit alpha — protein: MLESKLKAPVFTARTQGREYGEFVLEPLERGFGVTLGNPLRRILLSSIPGTAVTSVYIEDVLHEFSTIPGVKEDVVEIVLNLKELVVRFLDPKMQTTTLVLKAEGPKEVRAADFTPSADVEILNPDLHIATLEEGGRLYMEVRVDRGVGYVPAERHGIKDRINAIPVDAVFSPVRRVAFQVEDTRLGQRTDLDKLTLRIWTDGSVTPLEALNQAVEILKEHLSYFGHPETSVLSIPEPPKGEKKEEELDLPLEELGLSTRVLHSLKEEGIESVRALLALNLKDLRNIPGIGERSLEEIREALAKRGLALKE
- the rpsD gene encoding 30S ribosomal protein S4; translation: MGRYIGPVCRLCRREGVKLYLKGERCYSPKCAMERRPYPPGQHGQRRARRPSDYAVRLREKQKLRRIYGISEAQFRNLFEEASRKKGVTGTVFLGLLESRLDNVVYRLGFAASRRQARQMVRHGHILVNGRRVDLPAYRVKPGDEIAIAEGSRDLAFVRENLEAMKGRKVGPWLSLDVEGMKGKFLRLPDREDLALPVNEQLVIEFYSR
- the rpsK gene encoding 30S ribosomal protein S11, whose protein sequence is MARKATKKKAKRQVASGKAYIHASYNNTIVTITDPDGNPVIWSSGGVIGYKGSRKGTPYAAQLAAMDAAKKAMAYGMQSVDVIVRGTGAGREQAIRALQASGLQVKSIVDDTPVPHNGCRPKKKFRKAS
- the rpsM gene encoding 30S ribosomal protein S13, whose amino-acid sequence is MARIAGVEIPRNKRVDVALTYIYGIGPARAKEALEKTGINPATRVKDLTEAEVVRLREYVENTWKLEGELKAEVAANIKRLMDIGCYRGLRHRRGLPVRGQRTRTNARTRKGPRKTVAGKKKAPRK
- the rpmJ gene encoding 50S ribosomal protein L36; translated protein: MKVQASVKKMCDKCKVVRRHGRVYVICENPKHKQRQG
- the infA gene encoding translation initiation factor IF-1 — translated: MAKEKDTIRAEGVVTEALPNTTFRVKLDSGPEILAYISGKMRMHYIRILPGDRVVVEITPYDPTRGRIVYRK
- the map gene encoding type I methionyl aminopeptidase, which translates into the protein MAIKLKSPWEIERMREAGALLTEVVEEVGRHVEPGVTTKELDRIAYEAIRKRKAKPAFLGLYGFPAALCTSVNEVVVHGIPSEEPLKEGDILSIDVGLIYGGFAADMARTFPVGRVSPEAERLIRDTEAAFWQGLKYLRPGYRIGDVAHAVQTFLESRGYGVVREFVGHGVGREIHEDPQLPNFGKPGTGPKIRPGMTLALEPMVTLRPAPVVILEDGWTASAGKGNLAAHYENTVLVTEEGPELLTGVPLVRAR
- a CDS encoding adenylate kinase, encoding MGEAVIFLGPPGAGKGTQAARLAEEFSFKKLSTGDILRDHVGRGTALGQQVKPIMDRGDLVPDGLILALIREELSDRVIFDGFPRTLPQAEALDRLLEETGTRLLGVVLVEVSEEELLRRMLRRAELEGRSDDNEETIRRRLQVYREKTEPLVQYYEKAGALRRVDGLGTPDEVYARIRAALGI